A genomic stretch from uncultured Cohaesibacter sp. includes:
- a CDS encoding DeoR/GlpR family DNA-binding transcription regulator, with protein MTDLALNNPSVRQTLLRSRLESGEPLVAVDLADEFGISLDTIRRDLLALEDGGLAQRVRGGAIPVRSATRPYIERRAEPEIAHDLLAKATLPLIGKGATIILGGGTTLVRLAEHLEPLENLFVITPAPAIASITLEKNIQTYLVGGRLSKWGACAVGGEAEAALENLAADLAFPGICGLDQDFGFSMDHSDEASMTRAMIKAANETILVCAKEKIGQRARHRILPKEDITTIVTDADAPTMLPFGDAGAEIIHA; from the coding sequence ATGACAGACCTCGCACTCAACAATCCTTCCGTCAGACAGACCTTGCTGCGCTCCCGCTTGGAGAGCGGTGAACCGCTCGTTGCTGTTGATTTGGCTGACGAGTTCGGTATCTCGCTTGATACCATTCGGCGTGATCTTCTTGCATTGGAAGACGGAGGGCTGGCTCAACGGGTAAGAGGGGGAGCCATTCCCGTTCGCTCAGCGACCAGACCCTATATAGAGCGTCGGGCTGAGCCAGAGATCGCACATGACCTGCTCGCCAAGGCCACTTTGCCCCTGATCGGCAAGGGCGCGACAATTATTCTGGGTGGGGGCACAACGCTTGTCCGTCTGGCTGAGCATCTTGAGCCACTTGAAAATCTGTTTGTCATCACGCCGGCACCCGCCATTGCTTCGATCACCCTTGAAAAGAATATCCAGACCTATCTTGTCGGCGGGCGACTGAGCAAATGGGGCGCATGCGCTGTTGGAGGCGAAGCGGAGGCCGCGCTTGAGAATCTGGCCGCCGATCTGGCCTTTCCCGGCATTTGCGGTTTGGATCAGGATTTCGGCTTCAGCATGGATCATTCCGATGAGGCCAGCATGACCCGTGCGATGATCAAGGCTGCCAACGAGACCATTCTTGTGTGCGCAAAAGAAAAGATAGGCCAGCGGGCGCGCCATCGCATTTTGCCCAAGGAAGACATCACAACCATTGTCACAGATGCCGACGCACCCACGATGTTGCCTTTCGGGGATGCCGGTGCGGAGATCATTCATGCATAA